From Triticum aestivum cultivar Chinese Spring chromosome 4A, IWGSC CS RefSeq v2.1, whole genome shotgun sequence, a single genomic window includes:
- the LOC123086798 gene encoding COBRA-like protein 2, with protein MAATSLLRLCAAAALALLLLVGAAPLTEAYDPLDPTGNITIKWDITQWTADGYVAVVSINNYQKYRHIQAPGWHLGWAWTKKEVIWGMMGAQTIEQGDCSQFKGNIPHCCRRDPTTVDLLPGAPNGMQVGNCCKGGVLNSWGQDPVNAVASFQITVGRSGTTNRTVKAPKNFTLKAPGPGYTCGAAQKVKPPTKFISLDGRRTTQAHVTWDVICTYSQFVAQRGPACCVALSSFYNETIVDCPKCSCGCQNNITNPGSCVEVNSPYLASVVNGPGKGSSTPLVRCSPHMCPIKVHWHVKANYRDYWRVKITISNWNYRMNYSQWNLVVQHPNFDNVTTIFSFNYKALNPYGVINDTAMLWGLKYYNDLLMVAGPDGNVQSELLFRKDPSTFTFEKGWGFPRRIYFNGESCVMPQPDLYPWLPSSSPRLTKTAFLALAIVACATVAFLYNHLVLDKYCGKS; from the exons ATGGCGGCGACGTCGCTCCTGCGCCTCTGTGCCGCCGCCGCGCTTGCGCTGCTCCTGCTCGTCGGAGCGGCGCCTCTGACAG AAGCTTACGACCCTCTTGATCCAACCGGGAACATCACAATCAAATGGGATATCACTCAGTGGACTGCAGATGGCTATGTT GCTGTTGTTTCCATAAACAATTACCAGAAGTACCGTCATATCCAAGCACCTGGGTGGCATCTTGGGTGGGCTTGGACAAAGAAGGAGGTCATCTGGGGAATGATGGGTGCACAGACAATAGAGCAAGGGGATTGCTCTCAATTTAAAGGCAATATACCACACTGCTGCAGGAGAGACCCAACAACAGTTGACTTGCTTCCTGGTGCGCCTAACGGCATGCAGGTGGGAAATTGTTGCAAAGGAGGAGTTCTTAACTCATGGGGGCAAGATCCAGTCAATGCAGTGGCATCGTTTCAGATCACTGTTGGCCGATCCGGAACGACAAATAGGACAGTGAAAGCACCGAAAAACTTCACCCTCAAGGCCCCAGGTCCAGGGTATACCTGTGGAGCAGCCCAGAAAGTAAAACCTCCCACTAAGTTCATTTCGCTCGATGGAAGGAGAACAACTCAAGCGCATG TGACTTGGGATGTGATATGCACATATTCACAGTTTGTTGCTCAAAGAGGTCCTGCTTGTTGTGTTGCACTATCATCGTTTTACAACGAAACGATAGTTGACTGCCCAAAGTGCTCATGTGGCTGCCAGAACAACATAACCAACCCTGGGAGCTGCGTTGA gGTTAATTCGCCTTACTTGGCTTCAGTGGTGAATGGACCTGGCAAGGGCAGCTCGACCCCCCTAGTGCGATGCTCACCCCATATGTGCCCAATCAAGGTGCACTGGCATGTTAAGGCCAACTACAGGGACTACTggagggtgaagatcaccatttCAAACTGGAACTACCGGATGAACTACTCCCAGTGGAACCTGGTTGTTCAACACCCAAATTTCGACAATGTCACGACAATTTTCAGCTTCAACTACAAAGCATTGAACCCCTATGGAGTAATAA ATGATACCGCGATGCTGTGGGGTCTCAAGTACTACAATGACCTGCTCATGGTGGCTGGGCCAGACGGCAACGTGCAATCCGAGCTTCTGTTCAGGAAGGACCCGTCGACCTTCACTTTCGAGAAGGGCTGGGGTTTCCCAAGACGCATATACTTCAACGGTGAGAGCTGCGTCATGCCTCAGCCAGATTTGTACCCATGGCTGCCAAGCTCCTCCCCGAGACTGACGAAGACGGCATTTCTGGCCCTGGCCATCGTCGCTTGCGCGACGGTGGCGTTCTTGTACAATCATCTAGTGTTGGATAAATACTGCGGGAAGTCATGA